From a region of the Pan paniscus chromosome 19, NHGRI_mPanPan1-v2.0_pri, whole genome shotgun sequence genome:
- the CHCT1 gene encoding CHD1 helical C-terminal domain containing protein 1 isoform X1: MAHVQENEIKSLTRWCQDQHLTVFLGEGAPASPDLLCALPKSSLDPAHLAPFPSPDPSWRGQLQPPLRMRKGSGVGGWVLCWQLPWLCSEFWSQTAHSLRRLGHRSSGSEARGDVGSATLEPTGTPAEMEASDGQGGEGDKPLEKVTNVSCLETSSSASPARDSLMRHAKGLDQDTFKTCKEYLRPLKKFLRKLHLPRDLPQKKKLKYMKQSLVVLGDHINTFLQHYCQAWEIKHWRKMLWRFVSLFSELEAKQLRRLYKYTKSSQPAKFLVTFCASDAPERSLLADREDSLPKLCHAWGLHSNISGVKERLSNMQTPGQGSPLPGQPRSQDHVKKDSLRELSQKPKLKRKRIKEAPETPETDP; the protein is encoded by the exons ATGGCACACGTGCAGGAAAATGAGATCAAAAGCCTTACCAGGTGGTGTCAGGATCAGCATCTGACAGTATTCTTGGGAGAAGGGGCGCCAGCCTCTCCTGACCTGCTGTGCGCTCTGCCAAAGTCTTCGCTCGACCCCGCACATCTTGCTCCGTTCCCTAGTCCAGATCCCAGCTGGAGGGGCCAGCTGCAGCCACCCCTAAGAATGAGGAAAGGGagcggggtggggggctgggttCTGTGTTGGCAGTTGCCGTGGCTTTGCTCCGAGTTCTGGAGCCAAACCGCCCACTCCCTGAGACGGCTAGGTCACAGAAGCAGTGGGTCAGAAGCCAGAGGGGACGTGGGGAGTGCCACCCTGGAGCCTACCGGCACACCTGCTGAGATGGAGGCCTCAGATGGGCAAGGGGGTGAAGGGGACAAGCCACTAGAGAAG GTGACAAATGTGTCATGCCTGGAGACAAGCTCCAGCGCCAGCCCTGCTAGAGACTCGCTCATGCGCCATGCCAAGGGCCTGGATCAGGACACCTTCAAAACT TGTAAAGAATACCTAAGACCGCTGAAGAAGTTCCTGCGAAAGTTGCACCTGCCCAGGGACCTTCCCCAGAAGAAGAAGCTGAAGTACATGAAGCAGAGCCTTGTGGTCCTAGGGGACCACATCAACACCTTTCTGCAGCATTACTGCCAAGCCTGGGAAATCAAACACTGGAGAAA GATGCTCTGGCGGTTCGTCTCCCTCTTCTCGGAGCTGGAAGCAAAGCAGCTTCGCCGACTTTACAAGTACACCAAGAGCAGCCAGCCGGCCAAGTTCCTG GTGACATTCTGCGCCTCGGATGCGCCGGAGAGGTCCTTGCTGGCCGACCGGGAAGACAGTCTGCCCAAGCTCTGCCATGCATGGGGGCTGCACAGCAACATCAGCGGCGTGAAGGAGCGGCTGTCCAACATGCAGACCCCAGGCCAAGGGAGCCCCCTGCCTGGGCAGCCAAGATCCCAGGACCATGTCAAGAAAG ATTCTTTAAGGGAGCTTTCTCAAAAACCAAAACTCAAGAGAAAGAGGATAAAGGAAGCCCCAGAAACTCCAGAGACCGACCCGTAA
- the CHCT1 gene encoding CHD1 helical C-terminal domain containing protein 1 isoform X2, with amino-acid sequence MKFRKEEKNNDRVPEIARGLKHKNFHSFRSLCMTCVPGEMMGKRSPLIVGYEDLRVCVTNVSCLETSSSASPARDSLMRHAKGLDQDTFKTCKEYLRPLKKFLRKLHLPRDLPQKKKLKYMKQSLVVLGDHINTFLQHYCQAWEIKHWRKMLWRFVSLFSELEAKQLRRLYKYTKSSQPAKFLVTFCASDAPERSLLADREDSLPKLCHAWGLHSNISGVKERLSNMQTPGQGSPLPGQPRSQDHVKKDSLRELSQKPKLKRKRIKEAPETPETDP; translated from the exons ATGAAAttcaggaaagaagagaagaacaaTGATAGGGTACCTGAGATAGCAAGAGGCCTAAAGCACAagaactttcattcattcagaagTTTATGCATGACCTGTGTTCCTGGCGAGATGATGGGGAAGAGGTCGCCTCTCATTGTTGGTTATGAAGACTTGagagtatgt GTGACAAATGTGTCATGCCTGGAGACAAGCTCCAGCGCCAGCCCTGCTAGAGACTCGCTCATGCGCCATGCCAAGGGCCTGGATCAGGACACCTTCAAAACT TGTAAAGAATACCTAAGACCGCTGAAGAAGTTCCTGCGAAAGTTGCACCTGCCCAGGGACCTTCCCCAGAAGAAGAAGCTGAAGTACATGAAGCAGAGCCTTGTGGTCCTAGGGGACCACATCAACACCTTTCTGCAGCATTACTGCCAAGCCTGGGAAATCAAACACTGGAGAAA GATGCTCTGGCGGTTCGTCTCCCTCTTCTCGGAGCTGGAAGCAAAGCAGCTTCGCCGACTTTACAAGTACACCAAGAGCAGCCAGCCGGCCAAGTTCCTG GTGACATTCTGCGCCTCGGATGCGCCGGAGAGGTCCTTGCTGGCCGACCGGGAAGACAGTCTGCCCAAGCTCTGCCATGCATGGGGGCTGCACAGCAACATCAGCGGCGTGAAGGAGCGGCTGTCCAACATGCAGACCCCAGGCCAAGGGAGCCCCCTGCCTGGGCAGCCAAGATCCCAGGACCATGTCAAGAAAG ATTCTTTAAGGGAGCTTTCTCAAAAACCAAAACTCAAGAGAAAGAGGATAAAGGAAGCCCCAGAAACTCCAGAGACCGACCCGTAA
- the CHCT1 gene encoding CHD1 helical C-terminal domain containing protein 1 isoform X3, with amino-acid sequence MTCVPGEMMGKRSPLIVGYEDLRVCVTNVSCLETSSSASPARDSLMRHAKGLDQDTFKTCKEYLRPLKKFLRKLHLPRDLPQKKKLKYMKQSLVVLGDHINTFLQHYCQAWEIKHWRKMLWRFVSLFSELEAKQLRRLYKYTKSSQPAKFLVTFCASDAPERSLLADREDSLPKLCHAWGLHSNISGVKERLSNMQTPGQGSPLPGQPRSQDHVKKDSLRELSQKPKLKRKRIKEAPETPETDP; translated from the exons ATGACCTGTGTTCCTGGCGAGATGATGGGGAAGAGGTCGCCTCTCATTGTTGGTTATGAAGACTTGagagtatgt GTGACAAATGTGTCATGCCTGGAGACAAGCTCCAGCGCCAGCCCTGCTAGAGACTCGCTCATGCGCCATGCCAAGGGCCTGGATCAGGACACCTTCAAAACT TGTAAAGAATACCTAAGACCGCTGAAGAAGTTCCTGCGAAAGTTGCACCTGCCCAGGGACCTTCCCCAGAAGAAGAAGCTGAAGTACATGAAGCAGAGCCTTGTGGTCCTAGGGGACCACATCAACACCTTTCTGCAGCATTACTGCCAAGCCTGGGAAATCAAACACTGGAGAAA GATGCTCTGGCGGTTCGTCTCCCTCTTCTCGGAGCTGGAAGCAAAGCAGCTTCGCCGACTTTACAAGTACACCAAGAGCAGCCAGCCGGCCAAGTTCCTG GTGACATTCTGCGCCTCGGATGCGCCGGAGAGGTCCTTGCTGGCCGACCGGGAAGACAGTCTGCCCAAGCTCTGCCATGCATGGGGGCTGCACAGCAACATCAGCGGCGTGAAGGAGCGGCTGTCCAACATGCAGACCCCAGGCCAAGGGAGCCCCCTGCCTGGGCAGCCAAGATCCCAGGACCATGTCAAGAAAG ATTCTTTAAGGGAGCTTTCTCAAAAACCAAAACTCAAGAGAAAGAGGATAAAGGAAGCCCCAGAAACTCCAGAGACCGACCCGTAA
- the CHCT1 gene encoding CHD1 helical C-terminal domain containing protein 1 isoform X4, translating into MRHMAQKRKEWVTNVSCLETSSSASPARDSLMRHAKGLDQDTFKTCKEYLRPLKKFLRKLHLPRDLPQKKKLKYMKQSLVVLGDHINTFLQHYCQAWEIKHWRKMLWRFVSLFSELEAKQLRRLYKYTKSSQPAKFLVTFCASDAPERSLLADREDSLPKLCHAWGLHSNISGVKERLSNMQTPGQGSPLPGQPRSQDHVKKDSLRELSQKPKLKRKRIKEAPETPETDP; encoded by the exons GTGACAAATGTGTCATGCCTGGAGACAAGCTCCAGCGCCAGCCCTGCTAGAGACTCGCTCATGCGCCATGCCAAGGGCCTGGATCAGGACACCTTCAAAACT TGTAAAGAATACCTAAGACCGCTGAAGAAGTTCCTGCGAAAGTTGCACCTGCCCAGGGACCTTCCCCAGAAGAAGAAGCTGAAGTACATGAAGCAGAGCCTTGTGGTCCTAGGGGACCACATCAACACCTTTCTGCAGCATTACTGCCAAGCCTGGGAAATCAAACACTGGAGAAA GATGCTCTGGCGGTTCGTCTCCCTCTTCTCGGAGCTGGAAGCAAAGCAGCTTCGCCGACTTTACAAGTACACCAAGAGCAGCCAGCCGGCCAAGTTCCTG GTGACATTCTGCGCCTCGGATGCGCCGGAGAGGTCCTTGCTGGCCGACCGGGAAGACAGTCTGCCCAAGCTCTGCCATGCATGGGGGCTGCACAGCAACATCAGCGGCGTGAAGGAGCGGCTGTCCAACATGCAGACCCCAGGCCAAGGGAGCCCCCTGCCTGGGCAGCCAAGATCCCAGGACCATGTCAAGAAAG ATTCTTTAAGGGAGCTTTCTCAAAAACCAAAACTCAAGAGAAAGAGGATAAAGGAAGCCCCAGAAACTCCAGAGACCGACCCGTAA
- the CHCT1 gene encoding CHD1 helical C-terminal domain containing protein 1 isoform X5 — MRHAKGLDQDTFKTCKEYLRPLKKFLRKLHLPRDLPQKKKLKYMKQSLVVLGDHINTFLQHYCQAWEIKHWRKMLWRFVSLFSELEAKQLRRLYKYTKSSQPAKFLVTFCASDAPERSLLADREDSLPKLCHAWGLHSNISGVKERLSNMQTPGQGSPLPGQPRSQDHVKKDSLRELSQKPKLKRKRIKEAPETPETDP, encoded by the exons ATGCGCCATGCCAAGGGCCTGGATCAGGACACCTTCAAAACT TGTAAAGAATACCTAAGACCGCTGAAGAAGTTCCTGCGAAAGTTGCACCTGCCCAGGGACCTTCCCCAGAAGAAGAAGCTGAAGTACATGAAGCAGAGCCTTGTGGTCCTAGGGGACCACATCAACACCTTTCTGCAGCATTACTGCCAAGCCTGGGAAATCAAACACTGGAGAAA GATGCTCTGGCGGTTCGTCTCCCTCTTCTCGGAGCTGGAAGCAAAGCAGCTTCGCCGACTTTACAAGTACACCAAGAGCAGCCAGCCGGCCAAGTTCCTG GTGACATTCTGCGCCTCGGATGCGCCGGAGAGGTCCTTGCTGGCCGACCGGGAAGACAGTCTGCCCAAGCTCTGCCATGCATGGGGGCTGCACAGCAACATCAGCGGCGTGAAGGAGCGGCTGTCCAACATGCAGACCCCAGGCCAAGGGAGCCCCCTGCCTGGGCAGCCAAGATCCCAGGACCATGTCAAGAAAG ATTCTTTAAGGGAGCTTTCTCAAAAACCAAAACTCAAGAGAAAGAGGATAAAGGAAGCCCCAGAAACTCCAGAGACCGACCCGTAA